A single region of the Myxococcales bacterium genome encodes:
- the dprA gene encoding DNA-protecting protein DprA encodes MPPPTTDSSPLAPDHPLTRKIHGRLKERAPQQLFAKGGFEALPPMIAIVGTRYADEDSLTFTSKLASELARAGWCIISGGASGIDTAAHEGALKAPGRTVVVCGTPLDRVYPSSNRQLFRRIVDEGGALFSEHSEGTGVYPGMFVARNRLIAALAEAVIVVRAPAKSGALSTAAYAKSMDIPVFFVPAAPWDPRGMGCLMLARRGAKICTSPQDVLSDAALGALTRMAPPQTAPKVARNLMNNISELDEDSRAIVDLLARGGRQSEELVRILGFSAKRVQRALVMLCLAQHIVEKAPGEYDLWPHYGHNG; translated from the coding sequence ATGCCTCCGCCCACTACCGATTCTTCTCCATTGGCGCCCGATCACCCCCTCACGAGGAAAATTCACGGCAGACTGAAGGAAAGGGCGCCCCAGCAACTTTTTGCCAAGGGCGGTTTCGAGGCTCTCCCTCCCATGATCGCCATCGTGGGGACGAGATATGCCGATGAGGATTCCCTCACCTTTACCTCCAAGCTTGCATCGGAACTGGCACGCGCCGGATGGTGCATTATTTCGGGCGGCGCCAGCGGAATCGATACCGCCGCCCACGAGGGCGCGCTCAAGGCGCCGGGCCGCACGGTGGTTGTGTGTGGGACGCCGCTCGACCGGGTCTACCCCAGCTCGAATCGCCAGTTGTTTCGCCGCATCGTGGATGAGGGGGGTGCGCTCTTTTCTGAGCACTCCGAGGGTACGGGCGTCTACCCGGGCATGTTTGTTGCGCGCAATCGACTCATCGCTGCGTTGGCAGAGGCGGTCATCGTGGTCCGAGCGCCCGCCAAGAGCGGAGCGCTGAGCACGGCGGCATACGCAAAATCGATGGATATTCCAGTCTTTTTCGTGCCGGCAGCGCCTTGGGACCCCCGCGGGATGGGCTGTTTGATGCTAGCCCGGCGGGGGGCCAAGATTTGCACTTCCCCTCAAGATGTCCTATCCGATGCGGCCTTGGGAGCCCTCACACGGATGGCCCCCCCTCAAACCGCACCGAAGGTGGCACGGAATTTGATGAATAATATCAGCGAATTAGACGAAGACAGCCGCGCAATTGTCGATCTCTTGGCCAGAGGAGGTCGGCAAAGTGAGGAGTTGGTTCGGATTTTGGGCTTTTCGGCGAAAAGAGTACAACGCGCGCTGGTCATGCTTTGCTTGGCCCAGCACATCGTAGAGAAAGCCCCCGGGGAGTACGATCTATGGCCCCATTATGGGCATAACGGATAA
- the topA gene encoding type I DNA topoisomerase: MSKSLVIVESPAKAKTIQKYLGKGYTVMASKGHLKDLPKRGGVDFDNDFQETYELIEEKGKAEVLKTIKQTAKNVDEVLLATDPDREGEAIAWHIKEELEKSKIKASISRVLFIEITKKGVQAGIAHPRELDTDLYEAQRTRRVLDRIGGYPLSNLLWRKLAFGLSAGRVQTPALRIIVDRQREIDAFVPVKYWLVDAALVGTQRPSFTAWLESVDGQKLERVSSKPSVDSGELADTYVAELKQAPYTVSKITKRAQKRSAPAPYTTSKLQQDASTRLGMQPKSTMRVAQRLYEGVEVGRGSEAEVVGLITYMRTDSVRVSDDAVTECRDYIKTTYGKDSLPDKPNFFKTKKQNVQDAHEAIRPTRMDLPPEKVQHDLKSEQFRLYKLVWDRFVASQMMPAVYDQTAVEIHAKGKSHLYGLRVSGSVLKVPGWKRVYGALSTELAGEEASAEEMEEGLLPELTEGEALTLVVPPSVQSHAKQTEPPPYFNEASLIKKLEEEGIGRPSTYAEIISKVEARDYVRKVENKLKPTPLGMLVIDRLVGDGFMLADIGFTRKLEDDLDAVAEARAKRIEVLAPFHETLQAKIAKVLEQSGKWWPEPETLDEKCPECGKALMKRWGRNGPFIGCPGYPECKYTRNIPGADDEEGNGSREPEVTAYTCDDCQSPMLKRWGRNGYFLGCSRYPACKHTRNLPLGVHCPKCGGEIVQVKGKARGRPFYGCANYNSPAKCDFRVWQRPVAHPCPKCGTDFLVPSGGKRNPGLKCVKEGCDYHGPMPDANEAKSDDMAATG; the protein is encoded by the coding sequence ATGAGCAAATCCTTAGTCATCGTGGAGTCGCCAGCCAAAGCCAAGACCATCCAGAAATACTTGGGTAAGGGTTACACGGTCATGGCCTCCAAGGGGCATCTTAAAGATCTCCCCAAACGCGGTGGCGTGGATTTCGACAACGATTTTCAAGAAACCTACGAGTTGATTGAGGAAAAAGGCAAGGCGGAGGTCCTCAAAACGATCAAGCAGACTGCCAAGAATGTCGATGAGGTGCTGTTGGCAACAGACCCTGATCGCGAAGGCGAGGCGATCGCGTGGCACATCAAAGAGGAACTCGAAAAGTCCAAGATCAAGGCAAGCATCTCGCGGGTACTCTTTATAGAGATCACCAAGAAAGGGGTACAGGCCGGCATCGCGCATCCCCGAGAGCTTGACACCGACCTCTACGAAGCGCAGCGCACCCGCCGCGTCCTCGACAGAATCGGAGGTTATCCGCTTTCCAATCTGCTGTGGCGAAAGCTTGCCTTTGGGTTATCGGCCGGCCGCGTACAAACGCCCGCGCTTCGGATCATTGTGGACCGCCAGCGTGAGATAGACGCGTTTGTCCCTGTTAAGTATTGGCTGGTGGATGCGGCATTGGTGGGCACCCAAAGGCCGAGTTTTACCGCGTGGTTAGAATCGGTGGACGGTCAGAAGCTCGAGAGGGTCAGCTCCAAGCCTTCGGTGGATAGCGGCGAGCTTGCAGATACGTATGTCGCGGAGCTAAAGCAGGCGCCCTATACCGTAAGCAAGATCACGAAGCGGGCGCAAAAGCGCAGCGCTCCTGCACCCTACACCACCTCCAAACTACAGCAGGACGCATCCACACGTCTGGGCATGCAGCCTAAGAGCACCATGCGGGTGGCTCAACGGCTATACGAAGGCGTGGAGGTAGGGCGCGGCAGTGAGGCCGAGGTCGTCGGTCTCATCACGTACATGCGCACCGACAGCGTTCGTGTCTCTGATGATGCGGTGACTGAGTGCCGTGATTACATCAAAACCACTTACGGCAAAGACAGCTTACCCGACAAGCCCAATTTTTTTAAAACCAAAAAGCAAAATGTTCAAGATGCACACGAAGCAATTCGGCCTACGCGGATGGATCTGCCCCCGGAGAAGGTGCAACACGATCTGAAATCCGAGCAGTTTAGGCTCTACAAGCTGGTGTGGGATCGCTTCGTGGCATCTCAAATGATGCCTGCAGTCTATGATCAGACGGCCGTAGAGATTCATGCCAAGGGAAAGTCCCACCTCTATGGTTTGCGTGTCAGTGGCAGCGTGCTCAAAGTGCCTGGATGGAAACGCGTCTACGGGGCCTTGAGCACAGAGCTCGCGGGCGAGGAAGCATCCGCAGAGGAGATGGAGGAAGGGCTTCTTCCCGAGCTCACGGAAGGGGAAGCTTTGACCTTGGTGGTGCCCCCGAGCGTTCAGTCCCATGCAAAACAAACAGAACCCCCGCCCTATTTCAATGAAGCCAGCCTGATTAAGAAACTCGAGGAAGAGGGCATCGGGAGGCCGAGCACGTATGCGGAAATCATCAGCAAGGTTGAGGCGCGCGACTATGTGAGAAAAGTCGAAAACAAGCTTAAGCCCACACCCTTAGGCATGTTGGTCATCGATCGGCTCGTAGGCGATGGCTTCATGTTGGCGGATATCGGGTTTACGCGAAAACTGGAAGACGACCTGGACGCGGTCGCAGAGGCTCGTGCGAAGCGGATCGAGGTGCTGGCGCCCTTTCACGAGACCCTACAGGCCAAAATTGCTAAGGTGCTTGAGCAGAGTGGCAAGTGGTGGCCGGAGCCCGAAACGCTGGACGAGAAGTGCCCCGAGTGCGGCAAAGCGTTGATGAAACGCTGGGGGCGCAACGGGCCGTTCATCGGTTGTCCGGGATATCCCGAGTGCAAGTACACGCGAAACATTCCTGGGGCTGATGATGAGGAGGGCAACGGGAGCCGTGAGCCGGAAGTGACGGCATATACCTGCGATGACTGCCAGTCGCCCATGCTGAAGCGGTGGGGACGAAACGGATACTTCCTCGGTTGCTCGCGCTATCCGGCCTGCAAACACACGCGCAACCTTCCCTTGGGTGTCCACTGCCCCAAGTGCGGCGGTGAAATCGTGCAAGTGAAAGGTAAAGCTCGCGGTCGACCGTTCTATGGTTGTGCCAACTACAACTCGCCCGCGAAGTGCGATTTCCGTGTGTGGCAAAGACCCGTGGCACATCCTTGTCCCAAATGTGGAACGGACTTCCTCGTGCCTTCGGGTGGCAAACGCAATCCCGGGCTCAAGTGTGTCAAGGAAGGTTGCGACTATCATGGCCCGATGCCGGATGCCAATGAGGCCAAGAGCGATGATATGGCCGCCACCGGGTAG
- a CDS encoding DUF2490 domain-containing protein has product MVAAWALVLPVTTRADDAQLWLATIATTSLDEDAPRWRGYLELQSRMGEYGTQFIVRPALGFQVFEGGAVWLGYAWLPTVANGVAPDVYEQRIWQQWSLAHQSEVATFGSRSRLEERFMAHDSDVGFRFRQQFRANWTFMPKATFYLPTTLELLFDLNTPAWRPQGGFDHYRLFGGLGINLGNGVSLEGGYVLAHYLREPGADRKSHVVAISLSWNHNSNPQK; this is encoded by the coding sequence TTGGTTGCCGCCTGGGCGCTCGTTTTACCCGTCACGACGCGTGCGGATGATGCACAGCTGTGGCTCGCCACCATCGCCACCACGTCGCTCGATGAGGATGCGCCTCGGTGGCGGGGATACTTGGAACTACAATCCCGAATGGGTGAATACGGCACGCAGTTCATTGTCAGGCCCGCGCTAGGTTTTCAGGTGTTTGAAGGCGGGGCGGTATGGCTGGGGTATGCATGGTTACCCACGGTGGCAAACGGCGTCGCGCCCGATGTTTACGAGCAACGCATCTGGCAGCAGTGGTCGCTCGCCCATCAGAGCGAGGTGGCGACATTTGGATCTCGCAGTCGCCTGGAAGAGCGCTTTATGGCCCACGACAGCGATGTGGGGTTCCGCTTTCGGCAACAGTTTCGCGCGAACTGGACTTTCATGCCCAAAGCGACGTTCTACTTGCCGACGACACTCGAGCTGTTGTTCGATCTAAACACGCCAGCCTGGCGCCCCCAAGGCGGCTTCGACCATTACCGTCTCTTTGGCGGCCTGGGCATCAATTTGGGCAATGGTGTCTCCTTGGAGGGAGGCTACGTATTGGCGCACTATCTGAGAGAGCCGGGCGCGGACAGAAAAAGTCACGTCGTCGCGATCAGTCTAAGTTGGAATCACAACTCTAACCCCCAGAAATGA
- the dusB gene encoding tRNA dihydrouridine synthase DusB codes for MTASSHQWAPLKLGALTIWPPVVLAPMAGVTNYPFRTLCKRFGAGLYVSEMITARPLVDGREKTLKLTDFGPEESIRSLQLYGVDPMYVGLAVQRLVSEGKVDHIDLNFGCPVPKVTRKGGGAAIPLKPKLLSNIIRAAVTHAGDVPITIKFRIGIDEQHHTHLSSGYIAQEEGCKAVGLHARTAAELYDGEARWEEIARLKAHVRHIPVLGNGDIWESHDAIAMMEQTGCDGVIVGRGCLGRPWLFRDLAHEFRGQKPASAPTFGEVREIMLTHARMLCEWLGETAAMRSFRKHSAWYTKGVPSGAALRARLMHVSTFEQLGRALDAIDPGQEFPESARRLKRGKRSGTQKVALPAGYLESLDDAVPPEAAAESIISGG; via the coding sequence ATGACGGCCTCGTCCCATCAGTGGGCTCCACTCAAACTCGGTGCCCTCACGATTTGGCCTCCAGTGGTGTTAGCTCCCATGGCCGGCGTCACCAATTATCCGTTTCGCACGCTGTGCAAACGATTTGGCGCGGGCCTGTATGTGAGTGAAATGATCACGGCCCGACCTTTGGTCGATGGGCGGGAAAAGACATTGAAACTGACCGATTTTGGACCCGAAGAATCCATACGAAGCCTTCAGCTTTATGGGGTAGACCCCATGTATGTGGGGCTTGCGGTCCAACGCTTGGTGAGCGAGGGCAAAGTCGATCATATCGACCTCAATTTTGGATGCCCAGTTCCCAAGGTCACGCGCAAAGGGGGCGGGGCAGCCATCCCGCTGAAGCCCAAGCTCCTTAGCAATATCATTCGGGCCGCCGTTACGCACGCAGGAGATGTCCCGATCACCATCAAGTTTCGTATCGGAATCGATGAACAGCATCATACGCATTTATCGTCGGGTTACATCGCTCAGGAAGAAGGTTGCAAGGCGGTGGGCTTGCACGCGCGAACGGCAGCCGAGCTGTACGATGGGGAGGCGCGCTGGGAGGAGATCGCCCGTCTCAAAGCGCATGTGCGCCATATTCCCGTCTTGGGCAACGGTGACATTTGGGAGTCTCATGATGCCATTGCCATGATGGAGCAAACGGGGTGCGACGGCGTGATTGTCGGCAGGGGATGTTTAGGGAGACCGTGGCTCTTTCGCGATCTGGCCCATGAGTTTCGCGGCCAGAAACCCGCGTCTGCGCCCACGTTTGGTGAGGTCCGTGAGATCATGCTTACGCACGCCAGGATGCTATGCGAGTGGTTGGGCGAAACTGCGGCCATGCGCAGCTTCCGCAAGCACAGCGCTTGGTACACCAAGGGAGTCCCGAGCGGAGCCGCCCTGCGCGCTAGACTGATGCATGTCTCTACATTTGAGCAACTTGGCCGGGCGCTTGACGCTATCGATCCCGGCCAAGAATTCCCCGAATCCGCTCGGCGCCTCAAACGCGGGAAGCGTTCCGGGACCCAAAAAGTGGCGCTTCCCGCAGGCTATTTGGAATCGCTCGATGACGCGGTGCCGCCCGAAGCGGCTGCGGAAAGCATCATTTCTGGGGGTTAG